A window of Carassius carassius chromosome 44, fCarCar2.1, whole genome shotgun sequence contains these coding sequences:
- the kif17 gene encoding kinesin-like protein KIF17 isoform X2, giving the protein MASESVKVVVRCRPQNEREKAMNCKMVVSIDSSHCQCFIQKPGATEEPPKQFTFDGTYYISHSTEQIYNEIAYPLVEGVTEGYNGTIFAYGQTGSGKSFTMQGVLDPPSQRGIIPRAFEHIFETIQCAENTKFLVRASYLEIYKEEIRDLLGKETKQKMELKEHPERGVYVRDLSMHTVHSVGECERIMDQGWRNRSVGYTLMNKDSSRSHSIFTIHLEICNTDAAGEEHLRAGKLNLVDLAGSERQSKTGATGDRLQEATKINLSLSALGNVISALVDGRSKHIPYRDSKLTRLLQDSLGGNTRTLMVACLSPADNNYEESISTLRYANRAKSIQNRPRINEDPKDALLREYQEEIKKLRALISGQLGSVKLSSLLEGQKSGDSLAALSRPQSNTSVSEAEKDRIKEEYEKKLMKLQAEYDAEQESKVKLQQDIAALRTSYETRLSSLERSRVGRAHTTGGPCVDQDKEEPITAPVTSQEQSNADHSVPEENWSSAVANVKGAPSEESSVLDMVVVATPSQLDQKHVLERLQQLEQEFVGGEQARNEELKQRHRQRKTLADQRKKQLIEALSQSSEESDSVLLNVYDSIQEEVHAKSRHLENTQKKLKAAKLEIRDLQAEFEMERDDYLATIRRLEREGQLLQGILERMAPLVRRDCNYSNLDRLRKEAVWDEEGGTWKLPEVVVQKTTLPAVPPSGAIAPGRLSARRNSASDLVDPFVQEEDEDRYKEMLKRSDSEHIATNYFKPKRSSQLLAGDSIKNTIGNGAGHQTSVGSSLSPLNMESLLPRPFRLESLGVPPAHGKVKRKKSKTFIPAESN; this is encoded by the exons ATGGCATCGGAATCCGTGAAGGTGGTCGTCAGATGTCGACCTCAGAACGAGAGAGAGAAGGCCATGAACTGTAAGATGGTGGTCTCGATTGACAGCAGTCACTGTCAGTGTTTCATTCAGAAACCCGGAGCTACGGAAGAGCCGCCCAAACAGTTCACATTTGATGGGACTTATTATATAAGTCATTCCACTGAGCAGATCTATAACGAGATCGCATATCCTCTGGTGGAG GGTGTAACTGAGGGCTACAATGGGACAATTTTTGCTTATGGACAAACAGGCAGTGGCAAATCATTCACTATGCAAGGTGTTCTGGATCCTCCATCCCAGAGGGGAATTATCCCTAGAGCTTTTGAGCACATCTTTGAGACAATCCAG TGTGCAGAGAACACGAAATTCCTTGTACGGGCCTCTTACCTGGAAATTTACAAAGAAGAAATCAGAGACCTTTTGGGAAAAGAGACCAAACAGAAGATGGAA CTGAAGGAGCATCCGGAGCGTGGTGTGTATGTACGGGATCTGTCCATGCATACGGTGCACAGCGTTGGGGAATGTGAGCGGATCATGGATCAGGGCTGGAGGAATCGCTCTGTGGGATACACACTCATGAACAAAGATTCATCCCGCTCACACTCCATATTCACCATTCATCTGGAGATCTGCAACACAG ATGCTGCTGGTGAAGAACATTTGCGTGCTGGAAAGCTCAACCTCGTGGACCTTGCAGGAAGTGAACGTCAGTCGAAAACCGGCGCTACTGGAGATCGCCTTCAAGAAGCCACCAAGATCAACTTGTCCCTTTCAGCCCTTGGCAATGTTATATCTGCATTGGTAGACGGTCGTTCCAAGCACATCCCATATCGTGATTCCAAGCTCACTCGTTTGCTTCAGGACTCGCTGGGCGGAAACACTCGTACCCTCATGGTGGCTTGTCTCTCACCTGCCGATAACAATTATGAGGAGAGCATCAGTACTCTACGCTACGCCAACCGTGCCAAGAGCATCCAAAACCGTCCACGCATCAACGAGGACCCAAAAGATGCCCTCCTGCGTGAATATCAGGAGGAAATCAAGAAACTGCGAGCATTAATCTCTGGCCAGCTGGGATCTGTCAAACTCAGCT CACTTTTGGAAGGTCAGAAATCAGGAGATTCTTTAGCTGCTCTGTCACGACCCCAGAGTAACACATCAGTGAGCGAGGCAGAGAAAGACAGGATAAAAGAG GAATATGAGAAGAAACTGATGAAGCTACAGGCCGAGTACGATGCAGAACAAGAGTCCAAAGTCAAACTCCAGCAAGACATTGCAGCCTTGAGAACATCATACGAGACCAGACTTTCTTCTTTGGAGAGATCCAGAGTTGGTCGAGCACATACTACTG GTGGCCCTTGTGTGGACCAGGATAAAGAAGAACCCATCACTGCACCTGTGACTTCACAGGAACAGTCGAATGCTGACCACAGTGTACCCGAG GAGAATTGGTCTTCTGCTGTTGCTAATGTCAAAGGAGCTCCCAGTGAAGAAAGTTCAGTTTTAGATATGGTTGTGGTTGCCACTCCCAGTCAGCTGGACCAGAAGCATGTTCTAGAGAG GCTGCAGCAGCTGGAGCAGGAGTTTGTGGGTGGTGAGCAGGCGAGGAACGAGGAGCTGaagcagagacacagacagaggaaGACTCTGGCCGACCAGAGGAAGAAACAGCTTATCGAAGCTCTGAGCCAAAGCAGCGAGGAAAGTGACAGTGTTCTGCTGAACGTATACGATTCCATTCAGGAGGAAGTCCATGCCAAGAGCAGACACCTGGAGAACACACAGAAGAAG CTAAAAGCTGCCAAATTGGAGATCAGAGATCTTCAGGCAGAGTTTGAGATGGAGAGAGATGATTATCTGGCCACCATCCGGCGTCTGGAGCGGGAAGGCCAGCTCCTTCAAGGAATTTTGGAGCGCATGGCACCCCTGGTGCGCAGGGACTGTAACTACAGCAACCTGGATCGGCTGCGGAAGGAGGCAGTGTGGGATGAAGAGGGAGGGACCTGGAAACTGCCAGAGGTGGTGGTGCAGAAAACGACATTACCTGCAG TCCCCCCTTCAGGTGCCATTGCACCAGGCAGACTTTCAGCACGCAGGAATTCTGCCTCAGACCTTGTCGACCCTTTTGTG CAGGAAGAGGACGAGGACCGCTACAAGGAAATGCTCAAACGCAGTGATAGCGAGCATATCGCCACTAACTACTTCAAGCCAAAACGGAGCAGTCAGCTGTTGGCTGGCGACTCTATTAAAAACACAA TTGGTAATGGTGCAGGGCACCAGACCTCTGTCGGGTCCAGTTTGTCTCCTCTAAATATGGAATCCCTCCTTCCACGCCCCTTCCGTTTGGAGTCCCTTGGAGTCCCACCTGCACATGGCAAAGTAAAACGCAAGAAGAGCAAGACGTTCATCCCAGCTGAGAGCAACTGA
- the kif17 gene encoding kinesin-like protein KIF17 isoform X1 yields MASESVKVVVRCRPQNEREKAMNCKMVVSIDSSHCQCFIQKPGATEEPPKQFTFDGTYYISHSTEQIYNEIAYPLVEGVTEGYNGTIFAYGQTGSGKSFTMQGVLDPPSQRGIIPRAFEHIFETIQCAENTKFLVRASYLEIYKEEIRDLLGKETKQKMELKEHPERGVYVRDLSMHTVHSVGECERIMDQGWRNRSVGYTLMNKDSSRSHSIFTIHLEICNTDAAGEEHLRAGKLNLVDLAGSERQSKTGATGDRLQEATKINLSLSALGNVISALVDGRSKHIPYRDSKLTRLLQDSLGGNTRTLMVACLSPADNNYEESISTLRYANRAKSIQNRPRINEDPKDALLREYQEEIKKLRALISGQLGSVKLSSLLEGQKSGDSLAALSRPQSNTSVSEAEKDRIKEEYEKKLMKLQAEYDAEQESKVKLQQDIAALRTSYETRLSSLERSRVGRAHTTGGPCVDQDKEEPITAPVTSQEQSNADHSVPEENWSSAVANVKGAPSEESSVLDMVVVATPSQLDQKHVLERLQQLEQEFVGGEQARNEELKQRHRQRKTLADQRKKQLIEALSQSSEESDSVLLNVYDSIQEEVHAKSRHLENTQKKLKAAKLEIRDLQAEFEMERDDYLATIRRLEREGQLLQGILERMAPLVRRDCNYSNLDRLRKEAVWDEEGGTWKLPEVVVQKTTLPAVPPSGAIAPGRLSARRNSASDLVDPFVQEEDEDRYKEMLKRSDSEHIATNYFKPKRSSQLLAGDSIKNTMNLSGSVGNGAGHQTSVGSSLSPLNMESLLPRPFRLESLGVPPAHGKVKRKKSKTFIPAESN; encoded by the exons ATGGCATCGGAATCCGTGAAGGTGGTCGTCAGATGTCGACCTCAGAACGAGAGAGAGAAGGCCATGAACTGTAAGATGGTGGTCTCGATTGACAGCAGTCACTGTCAGTGTTTCATTCAGAAACCCGGAGCTACGGAAGAGCCGCCCAAACAGTTCACATTTGATGGGACTTATTATATAAGTCATTCCACTGAGCAGATCTATAACGAGATCGCATATCCTCTGGTGGAG GGTGTAACTGAGGGCTACAATGGGACAATTTTTGCTTATGGACAAACAGGCAGTGGCAAATCATTCACTATGCAAGGTGTTCTGGATCCTCCATCCCAGAGGGGAATTATCCCTAGAGCTTTTGAGCACATCTTTGAGACAATCCAG TGTGCAGAGAACACGAAATTCCTTGTACGGGCCTCTTACCTGGAAATTTACAAAGAAGAAATCAGAGACCTTTTGGGAAAAGAGACCAAACAGAAGATGGAA CTGAAGGAGCATCCGGAGCGTGGTGTGTATGTACGGGATCTGTCCATGCATACGGTGCACAGCGTTGGGGAATGTGAGCGGATCATGGATCAGGGCTGGAGGAATCGCTCTGTGGGATACACACTCATGAACAAAGATTCATCCCGCTCACACTCCATATTCACCATTCATCTGGAGATCTGCAACACAG ATGCTGCTGGTGAAGAACATTTGCGTGCTGGAAAGCTCAACCTCGTGGACCTTGCAGGAAGTGAACGTCAGTCGAAAACCGGCGCTACTGGAGATCGCCTTCAAGAAGCCACCAAGATCAACTTGTCCCTTTCAGCCCTTGGCAATGTTATATCTGCATTGGTAGACGGTCGTTCCAAGCACATCCCATATCGTGATTCCAAGCTCACTCGTTTGCTTCAGGACTCGCTGGGCGGAAACACTCGTACCCTCATGGTGGCTTGTCTCTCACCTGCCGATAACAATTATGAGGAGAGCATCAGTACTCTACGCTACGCCAACCGTGCCAAGAGCATCCAAAACCGTCCACGCATCAACGAGGACCCAAAAGATGCCCTCCTGCGTGAATATCAGGAGGAAATCAAGAAACTGCGAGCATTAATCTCTGGCCAGCTGGGATCTGTCAAACTCAGCT CACTTTTGGAAGGTCAGAAATCAGGAGATTCTTTAGCTGCTCTGTCACGACCCCAGAGTAACACATCAGTGAGCGAGGCAGAGAAAGACAGGATAAAAGAG GAATATGAGAAGAAACTGATGAAGCTACAGGCCGAGTACGATGCAGAACAAGAGTCCAAAGTCAAACTCCAGCAAGACATTGCAGCCTTGAGAACATCATACGAGACCAGACTTTCTTCTTTGGAGAGATCCAGAGTTGGTCGAGCACATACTACTG GTGGCCCTTGTGTGGACCAGGATAAAGAAGAACCCATCACTGCACCTGTGACTTCACAGGAACAGTCGAATGCTGACCACAGTGTACCCGAG GAGAATTGGTCTTCTGCTGTTGCTAATGTCAAAGGAGCTCCCAGTGAAGAAAGTTCAGTTTTAGATATGGTTGTGGTTGCCACTCCCAGTCAGCTGGACCAGAAGCATGTTCTAGAGAG GCTGCAGCAGCTGGAGCAGGAGTTTGTGGGTGGTGAGCAGGCGAGGAACGAGGAGCTGaagcagagacacagacagaggaaGACTCTGGCCGACCAGAGGAAGAAACAGCTTATCGAAGCTCTGAGCCAAAGCAGCGAGGAAAGTGACAGTGTTCTGCTGAACGTATACGATTCCATTCAGGAGGAAGTCCATGCCAAGAGCAGACACCTGGAGAACACACAGAAGAAG CTAAAAGCTGCCAAATTGGAGATCAGAGATCTTCAGGCAGAGTTTGAGATGGAGAGAGATGATTATCTGGCCACCATCCGGCGTCTGGAGCGGGAAGGCCAGCTCCTTCAAGGAATTTTGGAGCGCATGGCACCCCTGGTGCGCAGGGACTGTAACTACAGCAACCTGGATCGGCTGCGGAAGGAGGCAGTGTGGGATGAAGAGGGAGGGACCTGGAAACTGCCAGAGGTGGTGGTGCAGAAAACGACATTACCTGCAG TCCCCCCTTCAGGTGCCATTGCACCAGGCAGACTTTCAGCACGCAGGAATTCTGCCTCAGACCTTGTCGACCCTTTTGTG CAGGAAGAGGACGAGGACCGCTACAAGGAAATGCTCAAACGCAGTGATAGCGAGCATATCGCCACTAACTACTTCAAGCCAAAACGGAGCAGTCAGCTGTTGGCTGGCGACTCTATTAAAAACACAA TGAATTTATCTGGTTCAGTTGGTAATGGTGCAGGGCACCAGACCTCTGTCGGGTCCAGTTTGTCTCCTCTAAATATGGAATCCCTCCTTCCACGCCCCTTCCGTTTGGAGTCCCTTGGAGTCCCACCTGCACATGGCAAAGTAAAACGCAAGAAGAGCAAGACGTTCATCCCAGCTGAGAGCAACTGA
- the zgc:158258 gene encoding specifically androgen-regulated gene protein has protein sequence MPISDMWQNGSGVDTMGEIDSNGSCESVVSFNSCFSDESLEYLSAEEKACLMYLEETIQSLDTEDDSGLFNDDSDQLPTQGNVASKVAHLSSSIRLSKLPSQAVPKSPFEGPFSSSSLVQKDILDNTIPTPFFLANHNSQIQTRPEIAATHKKMACELHQEAPRVPSEVSVVVIPPPHKFKGGKDTVEEQQNKHQPEKMARRGPLSYEALVHLCKSASIKRTNAAEAKTGEQQFSTNKDHEGGISGCQNLTQAMTSRSSKPTPPTVAPKPKMKTPHKVPVNHEEASNPKIDSTKPSLGAFTVDKIMNPEKVRVEALCKLGLLKEDTKNPICQRLKHSESPAILVQNQTTKECLAPSVPARPGEQINQPVQTYSPLRQRSMSDLLAASSFSQHADMASTRKYATLERTGMGLSGSNITVLNAVSQNHQSSSSTVGTNNHFTDTQKGSNEMASIKAELHASSRSKGFIVPVPSIGKDRREALRKLGLLKN, from the exons ATGCCGATAAGTGACATGTGGCAAAATGGCAGTGGAGTCGACACAATGGGCGAGATTGACAGTAATGGCAGCTGTGAAAGCGTGGTCAGCTTCAATTCATGCTTC agtGATGAAAGTTTGGAGTATCTCTCTGCTGAAGAGAAGGCTTGTCTCATGTACCTAGAGGAGACCATCCAGTCACTGGATACGGAGGATGACAGTGGCCTTTTCAATGATGACTCTGATCAGCTGCCAACTCAAGGAAATGTGGCTAGCAAAGTGGCCCATCTCTCTTCGTCAATAAGACTCAGCAAGCTTCCTAGTCAAG CTGTACCCAAAAGCCCATTTGAAGGTCCATTCTCATCTAGCAGCTTAGTGCAAAAAGACATTCTGGATAATACGATTCCTACTCCATTTTTCCTTGCAAACCATAACTCACAAATCCAAACCAGACCTGAAATAGCTGCAACCCACAAAAAGATGGCTTGCGAGCTCCATCAAGAAGCTCCACGAGTTCCCTCTGAAGTAAGTGTGGTAGTGATACCACCTCCACATAAATTCAAAGGCGGTAAAGACACAGTGGAAGAACAACAGAATAAACATCAGCCAGAGAAAATGGCACGTAGAGGACCGCTCTCGTATGAGGCTCTGGTGCACCTGTGCAAGAGTGCATCGATTAAGAGAACCAATGCAGCAGAAGCCAAAACCGGAGAACAGCAGTTTTCTACAAACAAAGATCATGAGGGAGGCATCTCTGGATGCCAAAATCTCACACAGGCCATGACAAGTAGGAGCTCCAAGCCCACTCCTCCAACTGTGGCCCCTAAACCTAAAATGAAAACCCCACACAAGGTCCCAGTGAACCATGAAGAAGCCTCCAACCCTAAGATTGACTCAACCAAGCCTTCCTTGGGAGCATTTACGGTGGATAAAATAATGAACCCAGAGAAAGTAAGAGTGGAGGCTCTTTGCAAGTTGGGTCTCCTCAAGGAGGATACAAAGAACCCAATCTGTCAACGACTAAAGCATTCAGAGTCCCCAGCCATCTTGGTGCAAAACCAGACCACAAAGGAATGTCTTGCTCCAAGTGTTCCTGCAAGACCTGGAGAACAAATAAATCAGCCAGTACAAACTTACAGTCCTCTCCGCCAAAGGTCTATGAGTGATCTTTTGGCCGCTTCTTCTTTTTCACAGCATGCTGATATGGCTTCAACCAGGAAATATGCCACACTGGAACGCACTGGGATGGGACTGTCAGGATCTAACATCACAGTCTTAAATGCAGTTTCTCAGAACCACCAATCAAGTTCTTCTACAGTAGGAACCAACAACCATTTTACAGACACTCAAAAGGGTTCTAATGAAATGGCATCCATAAAAGCAGAATTGCATGCATCATCTCGTTCCAAAGGCTTCATTGTGCCGGTTCCCAGCATCGGAAAGGATCGGAGAGAGGCATTACGAAAACTAGGATTGCTGAAAAACTGA
- the LOC132126372 gene encoding ubiquitin thioesterase OTU1-like: MMLRLRCKAKNGTHLMQGLTHQSCVQELKDKIEELTGIPCEVQKIMVGYPPSNLDLRNGEAHLKDYPIKSGDTLIVEEEKNKPKPQSQIIVTKRPSLDLSPILKRHVVPADNSCLFTSVYYIMEGGVYDPGCAPEMRGLIAEIVASNPTAYSEAVLGKTNEDYCSWICRNDTWGGAIEVSILSKFYQCEICVVDTQTVRVDRFGEDAGYTKRVLLIYDGIHYDPLQKVVPNSDIPVQTVFSTTDDIILAQALELADEAQRKRQYTDVNRFALRCMVCQTDLVGQKEAREHAKETGHTNFGEV, from the exons ATGATGCTGCGTCTGCGTTGCAAAGCCAAGAACGGGACCCATCTGATGCAGGGCCTTACACACCAGTCATGTGTTCAGGAGCTTAAAGATAAGATTGAGGAGCTAACAGGAATACCATGTGAAGTACAGAAGATCATGGTAGGCTATCCACCATCCAACCTGGATCTACGCAACGGTGAAGCCCACCTCAAAGATTACCCTATCAAATCAG GAGACACGCTGATTGTAGAGGAGGAGAAGAACAAACCCAAACCCCAATCACAAATCATTGTGACCAAAAGGCCCAGTCTTGACCTGTCCCCAATTCTAAAGCGGCACGTCGTCCCTGCTGACAACTCTTGTCTGTTTACCAGTGTGTACTACATTATGGAGGGAGGTGTTTATGACCCAGGCTGTGCGCCTGAAATGCGCGGGCTCATCGCAGAGATTGTAGCTAGTAACCCCACTGCGTACTCAGAGGCAGTATTGGGCAAGACTAATGAGGACTATTGCTCCTGGATCTGTCGCAATGACACGTGGGGAGGAGCCATTGAGGTTTCAATCCTCTCGAAGTTCTACCAGTGTGAGATTTGTGTTGTTGACACTCAGACTGTGCGTGTCGACCGCTTCGGCGAGGATGCTGGTTACACTAAACGAGTGCTGCTAATTTATGATGGGATTCATTATGACCCACTCCAGAAGGTGGTGCCCAATTCAGATATTCCCGTACAGACTGTGTTCTCTACCACCGATGACATAATTTTGGCCCAAGCGCTGGAGCTCGCCGATGAGGCGCAGAGGAAACGTCAGTACACAGACGTCAATCGCTTCGCTCTGCGCTGCATGGTGTGCCAGACTGACCTGGTGGGGCAGAAGGAAGCAAGGGAACATGCCAAGGAGACCGGCCATACCAACTTCGGGGAGGTGTGA
- the snrpe gene encoding small nuclear ribonucleoprotein E produces the protein MAYRGQGQKVQKVMVQPINLIFRYLQNRSRIQVWLYEQVNMRIEGCIIGFDEYMNLVLDDAEEVHMKTKNRKPLGRIMLKGDNITLLQSVSN, from the exons ATGGCGTACAGAGGACAAGGACAGAAGGTTCAGAAGGTCATGGTGCAGCCCATT AACCTTATTTTCAGGTATCTACAGAAT CGTTCTCGAATCCAGGTTTGGCTTTATGAACAGGTCAACATGCGAATAGAAGGCTGCATCATT GGATTTGATGAGTATATGAACTTGGTTTTGGATGATGCAGAGGAGGTTCACATGAAGACCAAGAACAGGAAGCCTCTGG GTCGGATTATGTTGAAAGGAGACAACATCACATTGCTGCAGAGTGTGTCCAATTGA